DNA sequence from the Halococcus salsus genome:
AGCGACGATCCGATCGAACGTTCCCCTCGTCGGGCTCCGATTGTATCGAACGAACCTGACCACCTCCCCCGACGGGACCGAGGTTCTCTCGCGCTCCGAGACCCTCGTCGAGGGGTTCTATCCCGGCTGTGAGGGGACCGAAGCGGCCGCTAACTTCTCCACCGCCCCGTGTGCGTTCGACGGTTCCTCCACTTCGGCATCGCCATCGGCGACCAACAGGACGGGAGCCTGACCGCGTCCGATGGCGCTCTTCATCAACTACGTGCGCGACGAGACCCGTTCAACGCCGCTGAACCTCGCGGCGGCTCGGATGATCCTCGCCGGCTACCTGATCTGGAAGACGGTCTGGTACGATTGGCCTCGGTTGCTCGCGACGCCCTTCACCGTCGCGGACACCTACACGTTCCTCGTTCCCGCCTCGCCGACGGTCCTCGTCGTCGAGAAGTGGGCGCTGATCGGTCTCCTGGTTCTGGTCCTCGTCGGCTATCGACTCGGTCTCACGACGTTCCTGAGCGCGTTGCTCGTCGGGCACCTCGGTGCGGTCCGCTATACGGTGAACACCTCGGGCGGGACGACGGCGCTGTTCTTCAGCGTCTACTTCCTGATCCTCTTCGGTCTGTATCGCGACCAGGACGTGCTCACGGCGGCCGTCCTCTGGCGGGCGCTCCGACGGCGGCTGACCCAGGCCACCGCTAGTCGCTCGTCACCCGAGACGGCCACCCCTCGGTCCTCCGCTTCCGAGGACGCCGCCTACCCGATGACCGCACTGAAGTACAACCTCGTCGTCATCGCGATCGTCTACTTCGGCGGTGGTGTCGACAAACTCCTCAGTGCGGGGCTCGCGTGGGCCGGCCCCGCGAACCTCAGTCGGATCGTCCTCGTCCGCAACGCGCTCTACTCGCACCCGATACCGATCGGACCGTCGTTGCTCCAGTATCCCCTTCTCGTTTCGGCGGCCGCGGTCGGGACGCTGGTTCTCGAACTCGGGCTGTTGGTGGCGGTGGTGGCGCGGCTCCCGATAGACCCCTTCGTCGTCGGCGTGCTCGGAATGCAGGCCGTGATCGCAGTCGCCATCGGGCCGTTCTTCTTCGACGTGTTCGTGTTCTTCGCGATGTTCCTCCCCTGGGATACCCTCTGTTCCCGACTCGGACGTTTCCTTCCCCATCGACGGCCGACCTCGGGCGCGTGAACCGTCGCCGAACGGCACCCCACCCACAGATTCGACGGCTAACGTCTCGCGAGTGGGCCCAACAGTCGACGGGGTGAGGGGGCCTAGAACGTTCATGCTAAGAGTCAAATATCCCGTTTTCGTACTTTGGGCTAGTGGTAGTTGCACCAACTCGAACTCGGGCGGGAACGAATGGCTGAGGAGCGCCCGCACCGGTACGAGAGTGGGTTTCGAGCGCGACCAGCGACACCCGATTCACTCCGGGATGGGGTCTCCCGATATCGCTTCGTCTCGTCGGCCCCCGAGGACTGTCGTGCCATCCTGAGCGCCCCCGGGATCGACGCACAGGACGCGAAACGGACCATCGCCGAGCGTTGTGCGGAGCTCTCGACGACCGACCTCCACGAGATCTCCCGGGCCGAGGAACGCAAGGTCGTCGGCTGGGGTCGGACCGTATAGCGACGGCGTTTTGGGGTCAGGCGATCGTGTCGGCCTCGACGGTTCCGTCTTCGATGAGCCGCGCGACGGACTCCCGAACGGCCTGGAGCGACGTATAGCGGGGTTGGTATCCCAACGCGTGTCGTGCCTTCTCGATGCTGCAGTTCGGGCTGTGCGCGATGTGGTCCCACGTCGCCTCCGCCTCCTCGTCCGAGACCTGCTCGCGCCACTCCTCCCACGGGAGATACGAGAGGCTCGCCGACTGACCGAACCACCCGGCGACCGCCTCGGCGTAGCCTCTGAGCGTCACTGCGGACGGCGAAACCACGTGGAAGCTCTCCCCGACGGCCCGGTTCCAGTTGTTCAGCGCCGCCTCGAAGGCCTGTGCGACGTCGTCGGCGTGGACGTGATGAACGGTTTCCAAACCCAGGTTCGGCAGCGCGAGGTCGTCGCCGTTCGCCAGCCGCTCGAACACCTCGGGGGAGAAGTGACCCGCCGGGTTGAGTGGTTCCCAGCCCGGACCAACGATGTGACCCGGGTGGAGGACCGTCACCGGGAAGCCGTCGCGGCGAGCGACGTCCAGCAGGTAGGCTTCGATCTCGGCTTTCTTGCGTCCGTACTCGCCGAAGGGCTCCCTGGCCTGGTCCTCGGTCGTGGGCACCACTGCGCTCGGCCCGTGAACCCAGATCGTTCCACAGTGAAGCAGGTGCTGAACCGCCCCATCGAGCGCTCGCACCAACCGCTCCG
Encoded proteins:
- a CDS encoding NAD-dependent epimerase/dehydratase family protein, which gives rise to MRTVVIGATGHIGSYLVPRLLAAGHDVVSVTRGESEPYRSPGSWSQVEHVSIDREAAEAEGTFGERIRELRPDVVIDLICFELDSAERLVRALDGAVQHLLHCGTIWVHGPSAVVPTTEDQAREPFGEYGRKKAEIEAYLLDVARRDGFPVTVLHPGHIVGPGWEPLNPAGHFSPEVFERLANGDDLALPNLGLETVHHVHADDVAQAFEAALNNWNRAVGESFHVVSPSAVTLRGYAEAVAGWFGQSASLSYLPWEEWREQVSDEEAEATWDHIAHSPNCSIEKARHALGYQPRYTSLQAVRESVARLIEDGTVEADTIA